One Glycine max cultivar Williams 82 chromosome 1, Glycine_max_v4.0, whole genome shotgun sequence genomic window, CAAATGGCAATGTCAAACCGAAACCAACCTTTTGTTGAAGAGTACCGCAGGTTTCTTCTTTCCCTCTCAATTTGGCAGATAATTGAGAGATTTTTTTCTCTGAGTCATTTTGCATGGCTCTTTTCAACTCAATCTGTCCCTCAAGTTCTTGAATCTTTTCTTGTAgatttttgtaaatttgatcCTTGCCTTTGGCCTTACTCTCCAAGCTTTGCAAATTTTCTTCAAGTTTTCGCATAGATTCATCTTTAATTCTGCACTCACTCCGTGCTTTTTCAAGCTAAAGCCAAAGTGTAAAAGGAAGAAAACATTAACTTGTATTCTAGAACATGgtgaaatagaaaataatttttaatgtgttCAAGTAGGATCAGCAACCTACCATTGCTTTCATCTTTTGAACTTCACTTGTATCAATTTGCTTCTTAACAGGACCTAACTCAACACCCCTCACTCTAGTTGCAAAATTAAGTGAGCTCAGTGTCTCACCTACGTCCTGGTCTGATGGACTTATTTGTACAAACATCAAAGTTTTGGAGTCACCTCCTGCAATGTTTTACGAAAAATAAGCAAGGAATGTTACCAATATATTCTTGCATAATCAGGATCTTACTCCtcaaaaacacaaacacacaaaaagCTGAAGTGACTAGACATACCTAGTGAGTCTTGAAGTAAATGTGTCAGTTTAGAGTTCCTGAAACCACCAAAGGAAAGAGCatgaataaaacttatatttagttatttataaattaagatGCGGTAGAAGTAAAGAGGTGCAGATATACCTATATGGAATGTGACTACTTTTCGCTGCTAAAGCGGATATTACATCTCCAAGGGCAGAAAGAGATCGATTGATATTTTGTGCTTCCTTAAGCCGTTCCCCTTGCACATCAGTCTTTGCAAGTCTCTCACTACCTGCCAAATCCACAAGCCAAAGCTTGCTCTTGGTAGATTCGCCACTCAACAAATTTTTAGCCTTTACTGTTACACAAAGCAGGCTGAAACAGATATAAGCAATTGTTAAAAATTGTAGGAAAAAAAGCATATTGATGCAGAGGTTCTAGACAAGAAATCTTCTTAGTatgataaatgaagaaaaaatacaaGAGCTTGGTACCAGTGAGATCGACTGCTGTGCTCATTAACGTTATTACTTCCAACTGCTCTAGCATTATTTCCGACCTGCAGTACATTCCACACTTCATTTATGTTATCAATCCTGGCTTCTACAACACCAGGAACATGATGAAATCCTTCAGAAGCTTGTTTTATCTCCAACCTGATAATCATTTCAAGATAAATCATTCTAGCTACTTCAGTTTCCTGCTCAGACTAGTGATATTGCACATTCTAGCATGCTTGAAACCACATTACTATATCAGACTATCTTACAAGTGGAAGCAGTGATAAACATAACAAATTACCGCTTTGATGTTTGTCCTGTAGCCAATAAGTCTCTGATTTGTTCATTGTAAACCTCTATCACACTAACAGATATGTCATATGAAAATGTTTCACTCCTTTCCTTACTAACTTTAAACAAGTGCTCAAGAGTCCTGTAATTTACTCCTCTATTCTGCTGTGTTCCTTCCATGGTGAATGTCTTCCCTGTTCCTGTTTGCCCATAAGCAAAGATGCAAACATTGTAGCCATCCAGTACAGAGATTACCATTGATGATGCATCAGCAAAAACATCAACTGTTAAAACATAGAAAACACTGTTGTTTAGAAAAGTTccaattatgataaataataaaaatcttgtACTAAATATATAAGAGCGATGACATTCAAGGCTCAAGCAAATAGCTATTGTGTTACACTTTTCAGATACCTTGATCATCTTTTGGTGTATAAACTCTGTCAAATCTGAAAGATTTTTTGGTGGAGCCACTTGTCAAAATTCCAAGGCAACCTTCCTTTGCTGCATcaaaatccacaactgtattGCTTCCAGCTGAGATTTCAGCCTTATTCAATGGACGACATCGACAGAAAACCCTAATGTTCCCTATTATTCATAACAGAAGTGTCATTAGTGCCTTTGACTTAAAATAGTTTTCTTTATATCAGAAAAAAGTCCATATATACTATGTAGAATAAGTAAACATGACATGAGGAAATACCTTTAGCCTCTTGAACTTCATTGAAGAGTTTCTTTCTCTTTGCCATCTCTTCGCTGTACTTCACTTTGAGATCTTCACACTGCTTAACTGCAGAAAGAAGTTTTTAGTCCGATAAGATTATTTGTACTATTTCAAAGCAATAAATTATCTGCAAACTTACATTGACAAAATTGGAAGCTAAATAATATAACTAAAGCATACCCAATTCCTGAACTGCAAAAACCATCTTATTTAATTCGGGGATTGAATCAACACATTCATGCGCTTCAAAGGAAAGTTTTGAATAATCACTCTTCATCAACTGCAAAACAAATTTAGCATAAATGTAAGTTAAGTTATCCtctgagaataaaaaataataataataatattgataataaCTTCAAGTTTAACTCCTTCCTGAATTTTCATCAATTAccttaattttttcttgtaaactGTTAATTGCTTCTGCCCATTTCTTCTTATCAAGCTCATACCTATTAGAAATATTCCTCAGGCTTTCAGCTTGTTTCTCTACAGTTTGATCTGCCAAGGAAATTGGCAATAGAATTAGGAATCAGATATAAGGTGATGCCATTGATGCAAGTGCATCTTACTGCATTACATTTATTAAGACCATAAACTATGCATagcaaatagaaaatgaaataatcatCAGATCTCGAAATTACTACAAACACATGTTAATGAATCTCATAAACGAgttaaaaattaagtatttttaagaCTCTATTTTCCATGCTCTTGAAGGGAACCCTGCAAAACTTACCAGTTGTGAGTAACTTAAATGTCACTTTGTCAAGTTCCATCTGGACTGCCTCCAATTGCTCATTTTTTGCTGTTAATGACATCCATGCCTCATAGCATTCTTTTGCCTTGAGATCGCACTGCATTGTGAGCTCTTTTATCTTGCTCTTGTACTTTGCTGTAGACTTTGCCTGCATAACTTTCATCTGAAACATTCCaatgaaaaacagaaaaagcaAAATGTTGTGAGTCAGTGACACTTGCACTTCAAACTGCCACTTATC contains:
- the LOC100782704 gene encoding kinesin-like protein KIN-14R, with the protein product MDPTQSNDVQQYPQTLISEPKDSSMHDANESLFDSMVCDSSSRLVPTGLTRSGNAEEECFMFVNAGGDAFSEAAGGITFLGDTYFDGGNVMRTNEQIVEGGDYPFIYQSARLGSFCYRFANLPPGDYVVDLHFVEIININGPKGMRVFNVYIQDEKVLSELDIYAVVGANKPLQMVDSRVSVKDDGVILIRFESISGSPVVSGICIRRATKASVPQVTSDYIKCSSCAAQIEIPSSQMKVMQAKSTAKYKSKIKELTMQCDLKAKECYEAWMSLTAKNEQLEAVQMELDKVTFKLLTTDQTVEKQAESLRNISNRYELDKKKWAEAINSLQEKIKLMKSDYSKLSFEAHECVDSIPELNKMVFAVQELVKQCEDLKVKYSEEMAKRKKLFNEVQEAKGNIRVFCRCRPLNKAEISAGSNTVVDFDAAKEGCLGILTSGSTKKSFRFDRVYTPKDDQVDVFADASSMVISVLDGYNVCIFAYGQTGTGKTFTMEGTQQNRGVNYRTLEHLFKVSKERSETFSYDISVSVIEVYNEQIRDLLATGQTSKRLEIKQASEGFHHVPGVVEARIDNINEVWNVLQVGNNARAVGSNNVNEHSSRSHCLLCVTVKAKNLLSGESTKSKLWLVDLAGSERLAKTDVQGERLKEAQNINRSLSALGDVISALAAKSSHIPYRNSKLTHLLQDSLGGDSKTLMFVQISPSDQDVGETLSSLNFATRVRGVELGPVKKQIDTSEVQKMKAMLEKARSECRIKDESMRKLEENLQSLESKAKGKDQIYKNLQEKIQELEGQIELKRAMQNDSEKKISQLSAKLRGKEETCGTLQQKVKELEKKMKEQLQSESASFQQKVWDLEKKLEDQMQGSESESAILKDKIKELERKLKEQEQSSMSLLRQQMKELEDRYREREQQWQQTHSFVDAVKAATPDVCKSCMREECPSEIETGILRCSDSVNRQISQGSSLFKGNDSTHKISQGSLFKENDSTHKIRSKRSNDENNFVMPSSLLHDRRVARKSDPPKIVRGVRPTPRPVTANPAPVSHKRGSTSRDQVQGIKERDTKKKIWSR